In Apium graveolens cultivar Ventura chromosome 10, ASM990537v1, whole genome shotgun sequence, the following are encoded in one genomic region:
- the LOC141691607 gene encoding uncharacterized protein LOC141691607 gives MEAWNMLRELSVASELPWCILDDFNDIVSLEEKRGGKQQPRRLMEGFWDAIMDYGLHDLGFTGDIFTWDRSRGTYKWVQERLDRGMATQQWMNMFLLAEVTVLEVTTSDHLPLMLQLHRKVFEKRRCRFKFENIWIGEREYRNIVQECWRQDGERDLMEKIMSCSLKLEEWGGGLIREMKVQIGKYRKEMQRYRSRRDTFEIQKYDAARWQFIRLLEKQEIFWRQRAKQFWLREGDRNSSFFHKYATTRKEHNKIKKLKDKHGEWKEENAEIQEVITKYFTELFSSVKDSMRLSPRIKFPVISDIQKEKLVTPIADEEVKAVVFAMHSDMVLIA, from the coding sequence ATGGAGGCTTGGAATATGCTTAGGGAATTGTCTGTAGCTTCAGAATTACCGTGGTGTATCCTGGACGACTTTAATGATATTGTTTCGTTGGAAGAGAAGAGGGGAGGAAAGCAGCAACCAAGAAGGTTAATGGAAGGATTTTGGGATGCGATAATGGATTATGGGCTGCATGATTTGGGTTTTACTGGTGATATATTTACTTGGGATAGATCTAGAGGGACATATAAATGGGTTCAGGAGAGATTGGATCGTGGGATGGCAACACAACAATGGATGAATATGTTTCTGTTAGCAGAGGTTACAGTCTTAGAGGTAACAACTTCTGATCACCTACCGTTAATGTTGCAGTTACATAGAAAAGTATTTGAAAAAAGACGATGCagatttaaatttgaaaatatatggatTGGAGAGAGGGAATATAGAAACATAGTACAAGAGTGCTGGAGGCAGGATGGTGAACGAGATTTGATGGAGAAAATTATGAGTTGCTCGTTGAAACTGGAGGAATGGGGTGGGGGCTTGATTCGTGAGATGAAGGTTCAGATAGGCAAGTATAGAAAAGAAATGCAGCGTTACCGATCTAGGAGAGATACATTTGAAATCCAAAAGTATGATGCAGCACGGTGGCAGTTCATAAGATTGTTAGAGAAGCAAGAAATCTTTTGGCGTCAAAGAGCCAAACAGTTTTGGTTGAGGGAAGGTGATAGAAACAGTAGTTTTTTCCATAAATATGCAACCACTCGAAAAGAGCATAACAAAATCAAGAAACTGAAGGATAAACATGGGGAATGGAAAGAAGAGAACGCTGAAATTCAAGAGGTTATTACTAAATATTTTACAGAGTTATTCAGTAGTGTTAAAGACAGCATGAGATTATCTCCAAGGATTAAATTTCCGGTAATCTCAGACATACAAAAGGAGAAACTGGTTACACCTATCGCAGATGAAGAGGTTAAAGCGGTTGTTTTTGCTATGCATTCAGATATGGTATTGATAGCTTAA